Genomic window (Spiroplasma sabaudiense Ar-1343):
TTGTAATATTAATATCCTATTCAGGTGATAAATTCGAAACTAATAGAATCATTGAAAAAGCAAACGAAAAGGGAATTACTGTAATAACTTTCACAGGAGCATTCCCCTCTAAAGTGAAGAGTAAATCCAATTGTGATTTTCAAATTGAGTCAAAGGATGCCAAATTTAGGTCATTTTCATTTACGAGCCGAATTTGTGCCTTTGCAATTTGAGAAATGATCTTTAAAGACTTTTTATCAATGGATGTAATAACAAGCGATGTTATTGATGCTTGAAAATGACAACAAAAATAAATCAAAAAAACGGAAATTACTTTCCGTTTTTTTGTGTTTATATGTTAAATTCAATAAAATCTGGAAATTATATTCCAAATTGGAATATAATCCAGTATAATCAAAACAGAAAGAAGGTTTAAAATGACTGATGATATTTTCAAAAGTGAACTGATTTTTTTAGATCAGCAATTAAATTCTAAAGCAGAGGTTTTTGACTTTATTGCTGAAGTTAGTTTAAAAAATCAGCTCACAAATAACAAACAGGCTTTGATTAGTGGTTTTGAAAATCGTGAGCAAGAAGGCTCAACTGGATTTGAAGATGGTTTTGCAATTCCTCATGCAAGAATAGCTGAAGTAAAACAAGCAGCAGTTTTCATTATAAGATTGAAAAATGGGGTCGATTGGAATTCCTTAGATGGAAAACCTACTAACGTAGTAATCGCCTTGCTGGTTCCTGACGGACCTAGCGGAGATGAACACTTGAGTATCTTAAGTAGTATTGCCACAAAATTATTAAACGAAGATTTCAAATCTAAAATGAATTTGGCTAAATCAAAAAAACAAATTCTAGAACTACTTAGAGCCAAGGAAGACCAAAGTTCTGCTATAAAAGAGTTACAATCTGAAAATCAAAATGCAAAATTGAAAGTCGTTGCAATTACTGCTTGTATCACCGGAATCGCTCACACTTATTTAGCAGAAGAAAAATTACTACAAGAGTTGCCAAAGCATGGTTACTCTATTCGTGTGGAAACCCAAGGTTCTAAAGGGGTCGGAACCCCTTTGAAGGAATCTGAAATTAAAGAAGCAGATTTAGTGATTTTTGCAACAGACACAAATGTTGACAAAAGTCGTTTTATTGGTAAGAAGTGTTATCAAACAAAAGTTGCCAAGGCTATGAAAGACCCCTTGGGAACAGTTAAAAACGCGATTGATTTGGGAACTATAATTGAAGGAAAAACTAATTTTCAAACCAAGTCCTCAAAAGATCGCGAAGGTGTAATGTCTCATATTATGGCAGGAATTTCATATATGATACCTGTGATTGTGCTTGGGGGAATTTGTTTAGCTTTCTCAATTGGAATTGCTAAGGCCATTTGGGGACCAACTGCTGGAACAGACGGACCCAATGGTGAATACAAGTGGGGAATTTTAAATACAATGAGCCTTGTGGGGGGGGCAGCCTTTGCAATGATGATCCCAATTTTAGCAGGGTTCATTGGTAATTCGATTTCTGGAAGAGCTGCAATTGCCCCAGCAATGGTGGGAGCTTTCTTAGGAAACAACCCAGCAAACTTTATGCCATTGCCTGGAATGGATGTTGTAGCAACTCCAGCTGGATTTCTGGGAGCAATCGCAGCTGGATTAATGGCTGGTTATGCTGTTAAATGAATTAATACTTGAAGAGTTCCAAGAACCTTACAAGCAGCAATGCCAATTTTCTTCATTCCAATCGTTGTTGGATTGGGAATAGGGTTATTATTTATTTATGTAATTGGGGGACCAATTGGATGATTAATGGATCAAATTTCTAAAGGCTTTTCTCAGGCCTATAAATCTAAGCTTGGAGTTTTTGCTGGCCTAGGCTTAGGAATGGCTTTGGGAGCAATGGCTGGTTTTGATATGGGAGGGCCTGTTAATAAAATCGCCTTTGTTACAGGTTCAGCACTTATAACTGCTGGAATTTATGAACCAATGGGGGCTGTAGCTGCGGCTATTCCTGTGGCCCCATTAGGAATGGGAATTACAACATTGGTTGTACCAAAGTTCTTCGACAAAGATACAAAAAATTTAGGAATTGCTGCAATTATTATGGGTTGCATTGGAATTTCTGAGGGAGCAATTCCTTTTGCGATTCGTGACCCAAAAAGAGCTGTTGTTTCTAATGTCCTTGGATCAGCTGTTGCTGGGGGAATTGCTGGAGCCTTAATGGTAACTAATGCGGCCGCTCATGGTGGACCAATTGTTGCAATTTTGGGAGCAGTTCCATATGGACTACAAACCTTATTTTTCTTTATTGCCATTATTGCTGGGGTTGCCACAACTACTTTAGTATATTCTTCATGATTATTATATGATGCTGGTAAACCTGGATCTGTTAAAGAAGCGCATGTTGAAAGACTTTACCAATTAAATCAAAATTGTAAATCAGAAATTAATGATTTGAAAGAACAAATCTTTATTAAAAAAAGCGTTTCTAAAAAACAAATTCGAGAAGCAAAATTATCAAATCAAGATTTCAATAAAATTAAAACTGCTACAAATTCTGAAATTCAAGAAATTCAAGAAAAAATTAAACAAACTAAAAATGATTATAACTTGCAAAAAGAAAAAGCTAAAATTGCTTTCAATTTAATTAAAAAAGATGAAGCAACCTTTTTGAAAACCAAGGTATCTGAGGTAAAAGAATTTTTTGGTAAAGCTGGTTTTGAAAAAAAAGAAAAACTAAAATCTTTAAAAGATGATTTAACAAAAAAAGAGGCTTCAGCCAATAAATTGGAAGTTAAAAATTTGAAAACTGAATTTTTGAATCAAAAGCAGGAATTAGATTCTGACTACAAAGAACAAATAAAAAACTATCAAATTAACATTCATAAAAAATTTGTTGATCAATACAAACAAATAGTCTAAAAGTTATTACATTATTTTTCTTGCCCTCAACTAAAGCAATTTTAGTTGAGGGCTTTTATTTTTGATTTTTTGAAAAAGATGGTCTAAGCACCCAATCTAAAAAAATAGCAATTCAAGTTGACTAAGATTTTATTTAATAAATGTGAGGAGAATAAAATGAAAAAAATACTAAGTTTCTTGGGAACAACCTCAATTGTTGTATCAGCTCCTCTAAGTGCTGTGGCTTGCCGCAGTATTGATAAAATTAAAGAAGAATTTGATTTTGAATTACTAAAAAATCAAATGATGGAAACTATTAACACAATTTTTCAAGAATATTTAAGCTCTGACTTTGAAAACTTCTATTTTATTGAAGAGGGAACCAAGGCGCCTCTAGAAAAATATTTGGTTGCTGATTTAATTGCCAATAAAGAAGAAATCGAATCTAAAGGATCAGCTTTTTTTGAATTAAGTGAAAGCATCAAGGGAATTATTAATTGACAAAAAATTTTAAAAGAGGTCAACCAAGAAGTTGTTACCAACGTTCAGTACAGACAATTATTAATTGACGGGCAAAACCCATTAAAAAATGGCTATGAAATAAGCGAAATCACAATCGAGCCAAAAGCCAAC
Coding sequences:
- a CDS encoding PTS fructose transporter subunit IIABC yields the protein MTDDIFKSELIFLDQQLNSKAEVFDFIAEVSLKNQLTNNKQALISGFENREQEGSTGFEDGFAIPHARIAEVKQAAVFIIRLKNGVDWNSLDGKPTNVVIALLVPDGPSGDEHLSILSSIATKLLNEDFKSKMNLAKSKKQILELLRAKEDQSSAIKELQSENQNAKLKVVAITACITGIAHTYLAEEKLLQELPKHGYSIRVETQGSKGVGTPLKESEIKEADLVIFATDTNVDKSRFIGKKCYQTKVAKAMKDPLGTVKNAIDLGTIIEGKTNFQTKSSKDREGVMSHIMAGISYMIPVIVLGGICLAFSIGIAKAIWGPTAGTDGPNGEYKWGILNTMSLVGGAAFAMMIPILAGFIGNSISGRAAIAPAMVGAFLGNNPANFMPLPGMDVVATPAGFLGAIAAGLMAGYAVKWINTWRVPRTLQAAMPIFFIPIVVGLGIGLLFIYVIGGPIGWLMDQISKGFSQAYKSKLGVFAGLGLGMALGAMAGFDMGGPVNKIAFVTGSALITAGIYEPMGAVAAAIPVAPLGMGITTLVVPKFFDKDTKNLGIAAIIMGCIGISEGAIPFAIRDPKRAVVSNVLGSAVAGGIAGALMVTNAAAHGGPIVAILGAVPYGLQTLFFFIAIIAGVATTTLVYSSWLLYDAGKPGSVKEAHVERLYQLNQNCKSEINDLKEQIFIKKSVSKKQIREAKLSNQDFNKIKTATNSEIQEIQEKIKQTKNDYNLQKEKAKIAFNLIKKDEATFLKTKVSEVKEFFGKAGFEKKEKLKSLKDDLTKKEASANKLEVKNLKTEFLNQKQELDSDYKEQIKNYQINIHKKFVDQYKQIV